GCTGGGGGCGGCCAGTCCGGTCGCGGTGACGTGCGGGACGGTGAAGACCGGAGCGTCGCGGCCCTGGATGACGCCCATCAGACGGCCGCGGGGGGAACGACGGTGCTGCCGTCGGCCAGCCGGGCCAGCGCGCCCACGGGCAGCGCCACGACCAGCTCCAGGGGCTCGTCGTGCGGGTTGCCCAGGGCGAAGAGGGTTCCGGCCGGCACGACGATCGCGTCGCCCTGGCCGACGGGGTGCGGGACGCCGTCGAGGTGGGCCACGCCCGCGCCCGAGGTGACGACCAGGACCTCCTCCCTGTCGAAGGAGTGCACGTTCGGCTCGGTGTGCGGGGCGACGTGGGTGCGCCACACGCAGGTCTCCTTCGCGCCCCTGCTGGGTGCGGCCAGGCCGGTGAAGCGGGTGGTTCCGATGGTGAAAACGGGGGCGGTGGCTCCCAGGACGACTGGCACGAGGTGTATCCTCCATACAGATCTACAACCAAGGTTTACAACCATGGTTGTCTATCTCGGAGGGAAAGTCAAACATGGATTTCGGGGTCCTGCTCGGCCTGGCCTACAACCAGTTCGTGACCGAGCTGCACGAGCACCTGGCCGAGCGCGGGTTCACGAACCTGCGCCCGGCGTTCGGCTACGCGTTCAAGGTGCTGGCCGTACGGCCGATGACGACCAGCCAGCTCGCGGTCAGACTGGAGATCACCCCGCAGGGCGCGGCCAAGACGGTCGAGGAGATGGTGGCGGCAGGCTACGTGGAGCGGGTCGCCGATCCCGCCGACGGCCGGGTCAGGCTGCTGCACCTCACCGACAAGGCCCGCGCCCTGATGAGCGCGGGCCATGACTTCCATGTCGCCTTCGAGCGGGGGCTGAGCGCCGAGCTGGGCGAGGACAGGATCGGCGCGCTGCGCGAGGTGCTCACCGCGGTGGTGGCGCGCAGCGACTCGCCCGAGGGCCTCGCCCGCACGCTGCGTCAGGTCTGATCGACGCGCTTCCTGCCGCCGACGTGGTTGAAGAGCAGATTGAGCAGGATGACCGCGACGCAGCCCGCGCTGATGCCGCTGTGCATGATGATCTGGAACCAGTGCGGGAACTTGTCGTAGACGCCCTCGGCGCCGAGCGGGATCAGCGCGATGCCGATCGACAGCGCCACCACGAGCAGGTTGGCGTTGCCGGTGAAGCTCACCCTCGACAGGGTGCGGATGCCGGTCGCGGCGACCGTGCCGAACATCGCGATGCCGGCGCCGCCGAGCACCGCGGCGGGCACCGCGGCCACGATCGCGCCGAGCACC
This window of the Nonomuraea africana genome carries:
- a CDS encoding cupin domain-containing protein, with amino-acid sequence MPVVLGATAPVFTIGTTRFTGLAAPSRGAKETCVWRTHVAPHTEPNVHSFDREEVLVVTSGAGVAHLDGVPHPVGQGDAIVVPAGTLFALGNPHDEPLELVVALPVGALARLADGSTVVPPAAV
- a CDS encoding MarR family winged helix-turn-helix transcriptional regulator; translated protein: MDFGVLLGLAYNQFVTELHEHLAERGFTNLRPAFGYAFKVLAVRPMTTSQLAVRLEITPQGAAKTVEEMVAAGYVERVADPADGRVRLLHLTDKARALMSAGHDFHVAFERGLSAELGEDRIGALREVLTAVVARSDSPEGLARTLRQV